In Elusimicrobium sp. An273, one genomic interval encodes:
- a CDS encoding oligopeptide/dipeptide ABC transporter ATP-binding protein gives MSVPVQITHLYKTYTRRRWIGKNWEKPVLKDISLTLEENHVLGLVGESGCGKSTLCKVLLGIEKPTSGQVLADGKDVAVLSKSEFKKLRRVMQVVYQDPYSSLDPRMTVRQILSEPLEIHGLKKEPRERDAFLKDLLAAVGLSDTQLERYPHEFSGGQRQRICIARALALDPKILVADEPVSALDVSVQAQILNLLKKIKTQRHLSMIFVTHDFAVARFLCDDIAVMYQGRIVEKAPAEELFLHPQHPYTRALLAAVPSVQRPRLHPEELAEAPGRTDWACPFAARCAYAQASCKSNRFELKEIFPRHACACGVLPFATEKKKSA, from the coding sequence ATGAGCGTCCCCGTGCAGATTACCCATTTGTACAAAACGTACACGCGCCGCCGCTGGATAGGGAAAAATTGGGAAAAACCCGTTTTAAAAGACATCAGCCTGACGCTGGAAGAAAACCATGTGTTGGGGCTGGTGGGCGAATCCGGCTGCGGCAAAAGCACGCTTTGCAAGGTGCTTCTGGGCATTGAAAAACCGACTTCCGGCCAAGTGCTGGCGGACGGAAAAGACGTGGCTGTGCTGTCCAAAAGCGAATTTAAGAAATTGCGCCGGGTGATGCAGGTGGTGTATCAAGACCCTTACTCCAGCCTGGATCCGCGCATGACGGTGCGCCAGATTTTAAGCGAGCCGCTGGAGATACACGGCCTTAAAAAAGAGCCGCGGGAGCGGGACGCTTTTTTGAAGGATTTGCTGGCGGCGGTCGGCCTGTCCGACACGCAGCTGGAGCGTTACCCGCATGAATTTTCCGGCGGGCAGCGCCAGCGCATTTGCATTGCACGGGCCTTGGCGCTGGATCCCAAAATTTTAGTGGCGGACGAGCCCGTCTCCGCGCTGGATGTGTCGGTGCAGGCGCAAATTTTAAATTTACTTAAAAAAATTAAAACCCAGCGGCATTTGTCTATGATTTTTGTAACGCACGATTTTGCCGTGGCCCGCTTTTTATGCGATGATATCGCCGTGATGTACCAAGGCCGCATCGTAGAGAAAGCCCCCGCCGAGGAACTGTTTCTCCACCCGCAGCACCCGTATACGCGGGCGCTTCTTGCGGCGGTACCTTCGGTACAGAGGCCCCGGCTGCACCCGGAAGAGCTGGCGGAAGCGCCTGGCCGGACAGATTGGGCCTGCCCGTTTGCCGCCCGCTGCGCCTATGCCCAAGCTTCGTGCAAAAGCAACCGTTTTGAATTGAAAGAAATTTTTCCGCGTCACGCCTGTGCGTGCGGCGTGCTGCCGTTTGCGACGGAGAAAAAGAAATCCGCCTGA
- a CDS encoding ABC transporter ATP-binding protein yields the protein MTCSSEPILEVRNLHIDFTTEEGRLPVLCGLSYALPKGRVLAVVGESGSGKTVHALSVLRLLPPNAHVSEGEICYKGQNLALLSEGELRRIRGGKISMIFQDPAASLNPVLTIGQQLTETLLAHRKISKEEARRQAARLLEKVGIVGAAKRLEEYPFQFSGGMCQRVMIAMALALSPDVLIADEPTTALDVTVQAQILRLIKQLQAESGMSAVFITHNLAVAAAVADEVLVLYAGRCMEQAPAEQLFKNPLHPYTQGLLNSLAPLHQKVDELPVIAGHPPVPGKTQAGCPFAPRCPFVSEKCRKSCPPLFEENGRKTRCWLREVHA from the coding sequence ATGACTTGTTCCTCCGAACCCATTTTGGAAGTGCGCAATTTACACATAGACTTCACTACCGAAGAAGGCCGCCTGCCGGTGCTTTGCGGCCTGTCGTACGCGTTGCCCAAGGGGCGCGTGCTGGCGGTGGTGGGGGAATCCGGCAGCGGAAAAACGGTGCATGCGCTGTCTGTCTTGCGCCTCTTGCCGCCCAACGCGCACGTGAGCGAAGGGGAAATTTGCTACAAAGGCCAAAACCTGGCCTTGCTTTCGGAAGGGGAACTGCGCCGGATACGGGGCGGGAAAATTTCCATGATTTTCCAAGATCCCGCCGCCAGCTTAAACCCGGTGCTTACAATTGGCCAACAACTGACGGAAACCCTGCTGGCGCACCGCAAAATCTCCAAGGAAGAGGCCCGGCGCCAAGCGGCCCGGCTGTTGGAAAAAGTAGGTATTGTCGGTGCCGCCAAACGGCTGGAGGAATATCCGTTTCAATTTTCGGGCGGGATGTGCCAGCGCGTGATGATTGCCATGGCTCTGGCCCTTTCGCCGGACGTTCTGATTGCCGACGAACCAACCACCGCGCTGGACGTAACGGTACAGGCTCAAATTTTACGGCTGATTAAACAATTGCAGGCCGAAAGCGGCATGTCGGCCGTGTTTATTACGCACAACTTGGCGGTGGCCGCCGCCGTGGCCGATGAGGTGCTCGTGCTGTATGCCGGGCGGTGCATGGAACAGGCGCCCGCCGAACAACTTTTTAAAAATCCGCTTCATCCCTATACGCAGGGGCTGCTGAATTCGCTGGCGCCGCTGCACCAAAAGGTAGACGAACTGCCCGTTATCGCCGGGCATCCGCCGGTGCCGGGGAAAACGCAAGCCGGCTGCCCGTTTGCGCCGCGCTGTCCGTTTGTGTCGGAAAAATGCCGGAAAAGCTGCCCGCCGCTGTTTGAAGAAAACGGGCGGAAAACACGCTGTTGGCTGCGGGAGGTGCACGCATGA
- a CDS encoding DUF192 domain-containing protein gives MRHLACLLSLLLLCACGGYETVTVTLPDGFAVRARVADTPQKQEKGLMFVKKLPENEGMLFVFEQDEEQAFWMKNTLIDLDMVFIGSDKRVTSVAHQVPHSYTYTPDSQVAYALGYGQYVLELAAKTAQKHGVEAGAELHFELADK, from the coding sequence ATGAGACATCTTGCGTGTTTGCTAAGCCTTCTTTTGCTGTGCGCCTGCGGCGGGTACGAAACCGTTACGGTTACCCTGCCGGACGGCTTTGCCGTGCGCGCCCGCGTGGCCGATACGCCCCAAAAGCAGGAAAAAGGGCTGATGTTTGTAAAAAAACTGCCCGAAAACGAGGGTATGCTTTTTGTGTTTGAACAAGACGAAGAACAAGCCTTCTGGATGAAAAACACGCTGATTGATTTGGATATGGTATTTATCGGCTCGGACAAGCGGGTTACGTCCGTAGCCCATCAGGTGCCCCATTCCTATACCTACACGCCCGACAGCCAAGTAGCCTATGCCCTGGGGTACGGGCAATACGTGCTGGAGCTGGCGGCCAAAACCGCCCAAAAGCACGGGGTGGAAGCCGGGGCGGAACTTCACTTTGAGCTGGCGGACAAATGA
- a CDS encoding M20/M25/M40 family metallo-hydrolase — translation MIKRILAIGLACWALSFSAQAQENDGWAALNAEAKRHLINLLNIDTSLPEPDELSAARYIYKEFNKHGIDWDIFIPSQGRANLMARIKGSDPSQKPLLLISHLDTAPAAEGWIYPPFKATAENGNIYGLGATDAKNYTAVYLALFTWLKDQKITPARDLIFLATSGEESGSETGLLWLGGAHWDKINPGYALNEGGGIIKNRGGADIVFAEASTKMYMDIKVTAYGTGVHSSMPVNDNAVYLLSQALAKIAAYNPPARLTPTARTFFKAIAPLQDEDGQTTIDFLLNGTPQNSQSAAEVMALDPFFRTQLKDTLNPTVLSASKDTGSASGEASAILNVRLLPGSDPDEFFDRLKNLFTEEDNITLEMLERPQTPFPTPMDGTDELFASISKTAQKLFPGAITVPGMSPASGDSEFLRKLGVITYGLGPDMDPLAENSAHAPDEFISEKDLYNQLQFIAGIVFDFAYGKDLLPLTPQQQTPAPPTENTPQN, via the coding sequence ATGATAAAACGCATACTGGCAATCGGGTTGGCATGTTGGGCGTTGTCGTTTTCGGCGCAGGCGCAGGAAAACGACGGCTGGGCCGCGCTGAACGCCGAAGCCAAACGCCACTTAATCAACCTCTTAAACATAGACACGTCCCTGCCGGAGCCGGACGAACTTTCCGCCGCGCGCTACATTTATAAAGAATTTAACAAACACGGCATAGACTGGGATATTTTTATCCCCAGCCAAGGCCGCGCCAACCTGATGGCGCGCATCAAAGGAAGCGACCCCTCCCAAAAACCGCTTTTGCTTATTTCCCATTTAGACACCGCCCCCGCCGCCGAGGGGTGGATTTATCCCCCTTTCAAAGCCACGGCCGAAAACGGCAACATCTACGGCCTGGGCGCCACGGACGCCAAAAATTATACCGCCGTCTATTTGGCGCTTTTTACGTGGCTAAAAGACCAAAAAATAACGCCCGCGCGCGACCTGATTTTTTTGGCCACCTCCGGCGAGGAATCCGGCAGTGAAACCGGCCTTCTGTGGCTGGGCGGCGCCCATTGGGACAAAATCAACCCCGGCTACGCCTTAAACGAAGGCGGCGGCATTATCAAAAACCGCGGCGGGGCGGACATTGTGTTTGCCGAAGCCTCCACCAAAATGTATATGGACATCAAAGTAACGGCCTACGGCACGGGGGTGCATTCTTCCATGCCGGTAAACGACAACGCCGTCTATCTGCTTTCGCAGGCGCTGGCCAAAATCGCCGCCTACAACCCGCCCGCCCGCCTGACGCCCACCGCGCGCACCTTTTTTAAGGCCATCGCCCCCCTGCAGGATGAAGACGGCCAAACCACCATTGATTTTTTGCTAAACGGCACCCCGCAAAACAGCCAATCCGCCGCCGAAGTAATGGCGTTAGACCCTTTCTTTAGAACCCAGCTTAAAGACACGCTAAACCCCACCGTCCTTTCCGCCAGCAAAGACACCGGCTCCGCCAGCGGCGAAGCCAGCGCCATTTTAAACGTGCGCCTGCTGCCGGGATCCGACCCGGATGAATTTTTTGACCGTTTAAAAAACCTGTTTACGGAAGAGGACAACATCACGCTGGAAATGCTGGAACGCCCGCAAACGCCCTTCCCGACCCCGATGGACGGAACGGACGAGCTGTTTGCCTCCATTTCCAAAACGGCCCAAAAGCTTTTCCCCGGCGCCATTACCGTGCCGGGCATGAGTCCGGCGTCGGGCGACAGTGAATTCTTGCGCAAGCTGGGCGTGATTACCTACGGCCTGGGGCCGGATATGGATCCGCTGGCGGAAAATTCCGCCCACGCGCCCGATGAATTTATCAGCGAAAAAGACCTGTACAACCAACTGCAGTTTATTGCGGGCATCGTGTTTGACTTTGCCTACGGCAAGGACTTATTGCCGCTGACGCCCCAGCAGCAAACGCCCGCACCCCCCACGGAAAACACCCCCCAAAACTAA
- a CDS encoding VIT1/CCC1 transporter family protein: MLAETKNNLEVFSRNEITEYHIYKQLAAREKNEKNRRVLETLSTDEKRHYDLIKSETGVAAVPDRFKIVWYSFLARTLGLTFAIKLMESGEHHASGTYRAFTEYPRIAQLAEEEDAHEGKLIALINEERLAYMSSVILGLSDALVEFTGALAGFTLALSNSKLIALTGAITGIAAALSMASSEYLSSKTEQDAGKHPVKAAVYTGGAYVITVALLVAPFACLNNVFAALGLMLFFALLLIAGFMFYYSVARGENFKHRFIEMTCLSFGVAAVSFLIGFALKTFTGIEA; this comes from the coding sequence ATGCTAGCAGAAACCAAAAATAATTTAGAAGTATTTTCCCGCAACGAAATTACGGAATACCATATTTACAAGCAACTTGCCGCGCGCGAAAAAAACGAAAAAAACCGCCGCGTGCTGGAAACGCTTTCCACCGATGAGAAACGCCACTACGATTTAATTAAAAGCGAAACGGGCGTTGCCGCCGTGCCCGACCGTTTTAAAATCGTTTGGTATTCCTTTTTGGCCCGCACCCTGGGGCTTACGTTTGCCATTAAATTAATGGAATCGGGCGAGCACCACGCCTCGGGCACGTACCGCGCGTTTACGGAGTACCCCCGCATCGCCCAACTGGCCGAGGAAGAAGACGCGCACGAAGGAAAACTGATTGCGCTGATTAACGAAGAGCGCTTGGCGTATATGAGCTCGGTGATTTTGGGCCTGTCGGACGCGCTGGTGGAATTTACGGGCGCGCTGGCGGGGTTCACGCTGGCGCTTTCCAACAGCAAGCTCATCGCGCTGACGGGCGCAATTACGGGTATTGCGGCGGCGCTGTCTATGGCATCGTCGGAGTATTTGTCTTCCAAAACCGAGCAAGACGCCGGCAAACACCCCGTAAAAGCCGCCGTGTACACGGGCGGGGCGTACGTGATTACGGTGGCCCTCTTGGTGGCGCCGTTTGCATGCCTGAACAATGTGTTTGCGGCGCTGGGGCTGATGTTGTTTTTTGCGCTTCTGTTAATTGCCGGGTTTATGTTTTACTATTCCGTGGCGCGGGGCGAAAACTTTAAACACCGCTTTATTGAAATGACGTGTTTGAGTTTTGGCGTGGCGGCGGTAAGCTTTTTAATCGGATTTGCACTAAAAACGTTTACGGGGATAGAAGCCTGA
- a CDS encoding type IV pilin protein: MNNKKGFTLIELLVVVLIIGILAAMAMPAYFKAVERARAAEADTMIGTVVNAQQRYKMKTGKYAQNWTSLDVAPANATATAVYCTKGTQAANCGGQNAFEITLYGTSAADQNTSGVIAKRVGTGQYTYTLEKLYDSTDTPYCVPGTAPDDAAFCMEYHGVETAGDLPYTKNPQGTGQGASAWPSGYKKPAGTGAAAGGGH, translated from the coding sequence ATGAATAATAAGAAGGGTTTCACCCTGATTGAATTGCTGGTAGTCGTCTTGATTATCGGCATCTTGGCCGCCATGGCCATGCCCGCTTACTTCAAAGCGGTGGAACGCGCCCGCGCGGCTGAAGCCGATACCATGATTGGTACCGTCGTCAACGCTCAACAGCGCTACAAAATGAAAACCGGTAAATATGCCCAGAACTGGACCAGCTTGGACGTTGCTCCGGCCAATGCCACGGCTACTGCCGTGTATTGCACCAAAGGCACGCAGGCGGCTAACTGCGGTGGTCAGAATGCGTTTGAAATCACCTTGTACGGAACTTCCGCTGCTGATCAGAACACTTCCGGTGTAATCGCCAAACGCGTAGGTACGGGTCAATATACGTATACCTTGGAAAAATTGTATGATTCCACCGATACGCCTTACTGCGTACCCGGCACCGCTCCGGATGATGCGGCGTTCTGCATGGAATACCACGGTGTAGAAACGGCGGGTGACTTGCCTTATACGAAAAATCCTCAGGGTACCGGACAGGGTGCTTCTGCGTGGCCGAGCGGCTATAAAAAACCGGCTGGCACTGGCGCTGCTGCTGGCGGCGGCCACTAA
- a CDS encoding exodeoxyribonuclease III, translated as MSKTFISWNVNGIRAAEKKGFLDFLSSCGADILAVQETKACPEQLSAALQNPPGYHAFYCCAERKGYSGVACFCKEKPLAVSCGLGVEEFDKEGRTLILEYPHFYFLNIYFPNGGQGEARIAFKLRFYERFLEKSKELFKTGKTVIACGDVNTAHREIDLARPKENAGVTGFLPEERAWLDRFFTEGYTDAYRAFETSGGHYTWWDYKTRARERNVGWRIDYFMVDEKSLPNVTGADILTDVTGSDHCPIRLRMNI; from the coding sequence ATGAGCAAAACATTTATTTCGTGGAACGTAAACGGCATCCGCGCCGCGGAGAAGAAAGGGTTTTTGGATTTTCTGTCTTCCTGCGGGGCGGATATCTTGGCCGTGCAGGAAACGAAAGCCTGCCCCGAGCAGCTTTCCGCCGCTTTGCAAAATCCGCCGGGCTATCACGCGTTTTATTGCTGTGCCGAGCGGAAGGGATACAGCGGGGTGGCGTGCTTTTGCAAGGAGAAACCGCTGGCGGTTTCGTGCGGGCTTGGCGTGGAAGAGTTTGATAAGGAAGGCCGCACGCTTATTTTGGAGTATCCGCATTTTTATTTTTTAAACATCTATTTTCCCAACGGCGGGCAGGGGGAAGCGCGCATTGCGTTTAAACTGCGCTTTTACGAACGGTTTTTGGAAAAGAGCAAAGAACTTTTTAAAACGGGCAAAACCGTGATTGCCTGCGGGGACGTGAACACCGCCCACCGGGAAATAGATTTGGCGCGCCCCAAAGAGAATGCGGGCGTAACGGGATTCCTGCCCGAAGAACGCGCTTGGTTAGACCGCTTTTTTACGGAAGGCTATACAGACGCGTACCGCGCGTTTGAAACCTCCGGCGGGCATTACACTTGGTGGGATTACAAAACCCGCGCGCGCGAGCGCAACGTGGGCTGGCGGATTGATTATTTTATGGTGGACGAAAAATCGCTGCCTAACGTAACGGGGGCGGACATCTTAACCGATGTAACGGGTTCCGACCATTGCCCCATCCGCCTGCGGATGAATATATAA
- the metK gene encoding methionine adenosyltransferase has product MIKQGKCFFTSESVSKGHPDKVCDQISDAILDEILKKDKTARVACETYITRGLVIVGGEITTRTWVDVEQIARDVIKNIGYDDAKYGFNYKTCAVINVIGKQSPDISQGVDVGGAGDQGLMVGYAVDETLEYMPLSLVLSHEILKNLEKARRTKMLPYLGPDAKSQVTVEYQDGKPVRVDTIVVSTQHTEEILDRSGSKITEKSKKEIEAAAIIPAVKKWIDKDTKIYINPTGKFVIGGPQSDTGLTGRKIIVDTYGGRCPHGGGAFSGKDPTKVDRSAAYMARYIAKNIVAAKLAHECTVQIAYAIGREEPVGFYVDTDGTGVIPDEKLAQIARKLFPLTPRGIIEYFKLRNPIYLATASFGHFGRKEFPWEATDKVSALQKAAK; this is encoded by the coding sequence ATGATTAAACAAGGAAAATGCTTTTTTACCTCCGAGTCCGTCTCCAAAGGCCACCCGGACAAAGTCTGCGATCAAATTTCCGACGCTATTTTGGACGAAATTTTAAAGAAAGACAAAACCGCCCGCGTAGCCTGCGAAACGTATATCACGAGGGGGCTCGTCATCGTGGGCGGCGAAATTACCACCCGCACGTGGGTGGATGTGGAACAAATCGCGCGCGATGTGATTAAAAACATCGGCTACGACGACGCCAAATACGGCTTTAACTACAAAACCTGCGCGGTGATTAACGTCATCGGCAAGCAATCGCCCGACATCAGCCAAGGGGTGGATGTGGGCGGCGCGGGCGACCAAGGGCTGATGGTGGGATATGCCGTGGACGAAACACTGGAATATATGCCGCTGTCGCTGGTGCTGTCGCACGAAATTTTGAAAAATCTGGAAAAAGCCCGCCGCACCAAAATGCTGCCTTACCTGGGGCCCGACGCCAAAAGCCAGGTAACCGTGGAATACCAAGACGGCAAACCCGTGCGCGTGGACACAATCGTCGTTTCCACCCAGCACACCGAAGAAATTTTAGACCGCTCCGGCAGCAAAATTACCGAAAAATCCAAAAAAGAAATTGAAGCCGCGGCCATTATTCCCGCCGTTAAAAAATGGATTGATAAAGACACCAAAATCTACATCAACCCCACCGGCAAATTTGTAATCGGCGGCCCCCAGTCCGACACGGGGCTTACCGGCCGCAAAATTATCGTGGACACCTACGGCGGCCGCTGCCCGCACGGAGGCGGCGCCTTCTCCGGCAAAGACCCAACCAAGGTAGACCGCTCCGCCGCCTACATGGCGCGCTACATCGCCAAAAACATCGTGGCCGCCAAGCTGGCCCACGAATGCACGGTGCAAATCGCCTACGCCATCGGGCGGGAGGAACCGGTCGGCTTCTACGTGGATACCGACGGGACGGGCGTCATCCCCGATGAAAAACTGGCCCAAATTGCACGCAAGCTTTTCCCGCTTACGCCGCGGGGAATTATTGAGTATTTTAAACTCAGAAATCCCATTTATCTTGCCACCGCTTCTTTCGGGCATTTCGGACGCAAAGAATTCCCCTGGGAAGCGACCGACAAGGTAAGCGCGCTTCAAAAAGCCGCCAAATAA
- a CDS encoding C-GCAxxG-C-C family protein: MMKSRVQEAKNKHKQGYNCAQAVACTYCDLLGMDEKTAFRAVEAYGLGIAKRYETCGSVCAMMMLAGLKNSDANLQAPASKFSTFELGNKMIQKFEDWNTSSCCALLRGTDGKTDRLRSCRGCVADCARIVEDFLFPGQFEPYEERHPEEE, translated from the coding sequence ATGATGAAATCACGAGTACAAGAAGCCAAAAACAAACACAAACAGGGTTACAACTGCGCCCAAGCCGTCGCGTGTACGTACTGCGACCTGTTGGGCATGGACGAAAAAACCGCCTTCCGCGCCGTGGAAGCCTACGGGCTGGGCATTGCCAAACGCTACGAAACGTGCGGCTCCGTCTGCGCGATGATGATGCTGGCCGGCCTTAAAAACAGCGACGCCAACCTACAGGCCCCCGCGTCCAAGTTTTCCACCTTTGAGTTGGGCAACAAAATGATTCAAAAATTTGAGGACTGGAACACCTCCTCCTGCTGCGCGCTCCTGCGCGGAACGGACGGAAAGACCGACCGCCTGCGATCCTGCCGCGGCTGCGTGGCCGATTGTGCACGCATCGTGGAGGATTTCCTGTTCCCCGGCCAATTTGAGCCGTATGAAGAAAGACATCCGGAGGAAGAATAA
- a CDS encoding DJ-1/PfpI family protein: MKKICMIVTDGFEEIEAVGTFAILRRGGVTVDIYSLLDKDATGRFGLTCTKLLPFSKLDAAQYDLLVIPGGAQYKALEASPEVHALIKQFMDAGKTVAAICAGPTILGHDGYLKGRRYTCFTSMNEDFGGTYCEDYAVKDGNIISGKSAAATIDFAFLVLEDAAGKTVADQTKKAIYYKGN; encoded by the coding sequence ATGAAAAAAATTTGCATGATTGTAACGGACGGATTTGAAGAAATAGAAGCCGTGGGCACCTTTGCCATTTTGCGCCGCGGCGGCGTGACGGTGGATATTTACTCGCTGTTGGATAAGGACGCCACCGGCCGCTTTGGTTTAACCTGCACGAAACTGCTGCCGTTTTCCAAGCTGGACGCCGCCCAATATGACCTGCTCGTCATCCCCGGCGGGGCGCAGTACAAGGCCCTGGAAGCCAGCCCGGAAGTGCACGCGCTGATTAAGCAGTTTATGGACGCCGGCAAAACCGTGGCCGCCATCTGCGCCGGGCCGACCATTCTGGGCCACGACGGCTATTTAAAAGGCCGCCGCTACACCTGCTTTACTTCCATGAATGAAGATTTTGGCGGCACCTACTGCGAAGATTACGCCGTAAAAGACGGCAACATTATTTCCGGCAAATCCGCCGCGGCGACGATTGACTTTGCTTTCCTCGTCTTGGAAGACGCCGCCGGCAAAACCGTGGCCGACCAAACCAAAAAAGCCATCTATTATAAAGGAAATTAA
- a CDS encoding DUF192 domain-containing protein, whose amino-acid sequence MKCTLKRTGEVLAKEVEIANTYFTRLKGLMFRRGLEPGKGLLLDPCPQIHTCFMRFNIDAVFFNKDGLVLYVAEQMKPWRFGRFVRGSRYTLELPGGTLAGRVKKGDEVLLS is encoded by the coding sequence ATGAAGTGTACGTTAAAACGCACCGGCGAAGTGCTGGCTAAGGAGGTAGAAATAGCCAACACCTATTTTACCCGACTCAAAGGGTTGATGTTTCGCCGCGGGCTGGAGCCCGGGAAAGGGTTGTTGCTGGATCCCTGCCCGCAAATTCACACGTGTTTTATGCGTTTTAACATTGATGCCGTTTTTTTTAATAAAGACGGGTTGGTATTATATGTAGCCGAGCAAATGAAACCGTGGCGTTTTGGCCGGTTTGTGCGCGGCTCGCGCTATACGCTGGAACTGCCAGGCGGTACATTAGCCGGGCGGGTAAAAAAAGGCGACGAAGTCCTTTTGTCGTAA
- the efp gene encoding elongation factor P: protein MLSTTEFREGLIFEDENGQLVEIIEFQHHRKSQARAVVRVKLRNINTGAVIETAYRPEDKFKEVEVEKRPFQYLYTNGDMATFMNTETYDQVEVEVKKLGDLTKYLKDNMDAIGIYINDKLFNVELPIKVPLKIASTVPGVKGDTVANTTKEATLETGAVIKVPLFINEGDTVLVDTRTGNYVERVAA from the coding sequence ATGTTAAGTACTACTGAATTTCGCGAAGGACTTATTTTTGAAGACGAAAACGGTCAGTTGGTGGAAATCATCGAATTCCAGCATCACCGCAAAAGCCAAGCCCGCGCCGTGGTGCGCGTGAAACTGCGCAACATCAATACCGGCGCCGTGATTGAAACCGCCTACCGCCCCGAAGACAAATTTAAAGAAGTGGAAGTGGAAAAACGCCCGTTCCAGTATCTCTATACCAACGGCGATATGGCCACCTTCATGAATACCGAAACCTACGACCAGGTGGAAGTGGAAGTAAAAAAACTGGGCGATTTGACCAAATACTTAAAAGACAATATGGACGCCATCGGCATTTACATCAACGACAAACTCTTCAACGTGGAATTGCCGATTAAAGTTCCGCTCAAAATCGCCTCCACCGTTCCCGGCGTAAAAGGCGACACCGTGGCCAACACCACCAAAGAAGCCACGCTGGAAACCGGCGCGGTGATTAAAGTGCCGCTTTTCATCAACGAGGGTGACACCGTGCTGGTGGACACCCGCACCGGCAACTATGTAGAACGCGTGGCCGCGTAA